The sequence below is a genomic window from Haematobia irritans isolate KBUSLIRL chromosome 3, ASM5000362v1, whole genome shotgun sequence.
GTTTAAgacaattctatcaaaattaaaaatgtttagtttttgattgaattttagaTGGTGGCAaagaaagaattaaaatttgaaagaagtgttttttaTGTATCAGCAGAATACCATCGCTCGGAATAGGCTTTTTGTATGGTTAAATATCCCTTAATTTGTaattgagtaaaatttttgttttgttattgttggtttattcttcaatcattttgttgtttttgatttcagcttaaaaccatgcattgactaaactacaagtgtagcttaaccaacagaggaatagaatgtttgggcaaagccctatagactgcaagatggattggatggacgcatgtttcggaattaccacattcctcatcagcatcctctacttgcagcacaactatcaaccaattatcagaataaatacaggtagttcactaaacccaaagtgaaccacacttgaaccttccgaaaaaggtttatgatagccggcctttgccgaaataaatttgtacaaacataactcttttcctttgtagtttagtccatgcttggttttaagctgaagtcaaaaacaacaaaatgattgaagaataaaccaacaataacaaaacaaaacgatgaagtaagaggaagcacgctcaaaataaaaccagccaactgcactcaaatcgatgatttgacagtgtcaaaggaaaagagatatgtttgtacaaatttatttcgccAAAGCCGGCtaccataaaccttttttcggaaggttcaagtgtggttcactttgggtttagtgaactgcctgaatttattctgataattcgtTGATAGttgtgctgcaagtagaggatgctgatgaggaatgtggtaattccggaacatgcgtccatccaaccatcttgcagtctatagggctttgcccaaacattcttttcctctgttggttaattgGTTGATGttgtgctgcaagtagaggatgctgatgaggaatgtggtaatttcgaaacgtgcgtccatccaaccatcttgcagtctatagggctttgcccaaataaatttgacaaacattcttttcctctgttggttaagctacaccctcacaaaaaatcgcttctgtaacatatactcccaaacatattttgcttcaagcatatacatttttgggtattgcccaaacatttatatgtttgatctctaccaatatataatatgtttgaaagcatattggtctaaacaatatatgtttgggtagtctaagttccaaacattttgtatttttgcatccaaattcaataatgttgtcttccaaaaaacaatatgttattatgtgaccatataatatgtttggaagcattttgcacccaaaaatattatatgcttaaaaaaaattctcccaaacaatattgtgctcaaaattttatttatttatttatatatttacaatcataatgaattatgaaaataaacaggtaatataggtgctaacaacataggttttcgacctgaatgctcaaaattttgtttctgcccaactgtatattccccgacatctttctcacttccacgagattttttagtttttagcacctttttctgtaatacaaacattgtagaagaaattattcaattttatgattttttttattttaattttaccttttgccggacggggattcgaacagcgtacCACacggtttgtaaggatcaaagaagtagctgatcaattgcccaaggaaaaataaaatgttaattttgtaataacaagcaacaaccaccaacttaattcaatgtcgctccctgttaaatagcgctccaagctactaaacacatatatgtttataggctatttctaaattaatatatgtttgcattcaagcatattatatttacaaacactttatgtcccaaacataatatgttctaacatattaacatatatgtcccaaacatgttatgctagtttatgaacattatatgcttgcactcaaaaatattgtgtttaaaaatttgtgttccaaacatataatgtttatagccaaacatatgaaaaacagtctttttcaaccgtgtacacaagtagtttagtcaatgcatggttttaagctgaaatccaaaacaacaaaatgattgagtAAAATGTTCAAGAATGTACGATTTTATCTTGACATCTAAAAGTgaaaagctaaaatttttagtagaattctaacTGTTGTGGTAACCGTGATAGGTGTATAGGTTTAAAATGTATAACACAAAGGAGATGTATACAATATCATACGATAGCTTATCTAGTATTTAAGACAAGTGAATACAAATAGATTGAAAGCCTTCTTCATTTTCGTTAAATGCCAGAAAACGTTTCGTTTGAAAGTTCTGTGAttctaaaacaataataataatattttgtttttaattctgtTGTGGTAACCGTGATAGGTGTATAGGTTTAAAATGTATAACACAAAGGAGATGTATACAATATCATACGATAGCTTATCTAGTATTTAAGACAAGTGAATACAAATAGATTGAAAGCCTTCTTCATTTTCGTTAAATGCCAGAAAACGTTTCGTTTGAAAGTTCTGTGAttctaaaacaataataataatattttgtttttaattctgcAGGGTATCAAGAAAAGTGATGGTACCAGCACTAAAGATTTCAAAACTACAAAATCTCGTGAACAGATAAAGGCAGCTTTTCGTGAATTCATCAGTGGTTTCCCTCATGCCATGGTAAGTGAAGATAAATTATAACAATATCTTGGGTCATCTAAGTGAAGAAAACTCTATTCCTTACAGCCCCGTTATCTTCAACGTTTGCGTGCTATTCGAGCCACTTTGGAATGCTCTGACTTCTTCCGCAGCCATGAAGTCATTGGCAGTTCTCTTCTCTTTGTCCATGATCGCAAGCAGGCCAATGTATGGCTtatagattttgccaaaaccGTACATTTGCCTGAAAATCATTTTATCGATCATAGTAGCACGTGGAAGGTGGGCAATCATGAGGATGGCTATTTGATAGGCATCAATAATCTCATTGAAATCTACAGTGAattggaaatggaaataaatacaGCTTCTGAAGCATCGAATTCTTTATCACCATCATCGGCATCCTCATCGGCCTCAATATCGCCCAAGAGGTCCATAAGTGAAACGAATGTGGAAGAACCTCTTACGGAGCCTTCGATTGATGATGCGCCTAAGGTACGAGAGCAAACACAGCGTTGTGATAATTCGGAGGAAGTAGAAAAAGATTTAGCTGCTGGTggtgatagaaatacaatttccgaTCTCCACAAAGCTGAAAACAATCCAAGCGATTCACGAAAAACAGAAGAGCCAGCAATATGAAATCTTCTCCGAAATCGATGAgggaataatatatttttgcttaACTTATATTATAGCTTAGATTAGTTACtcttaaattatattttcaacAAATACCTTTATTTATAAAACAAAGGTAGACTTTATATGTATTTGATATACACTTGCatctatacatacatatatattataACAATTCTAAGCACTTTTTGAAGACTgaaatgtaataatttttattctaatatTATTACATTGCCCATTATAATAgtaactaaaaaaaactttttattaattattaattttgtagcaatatttgttttggtttaaacaaaaaaatatattgactaAATGCAGCAATAAATAGCATATCCTAATCCATTTCCGTATGAATTAGTTATTAGTGAAATAGTTGTGTTCCGTTTCATAATACCTTTGGTATGATTACtttatattataatattctataaattattattaatatatattcttaattataaattatgacagcatttgttgaaaattcgctTAGTtggtaatataaatattttcaaatcgaatgtttacaaacaaaaaaatatattttatcttacaAGAATACTAATAAATTATTTcgtgtataaaaattattgtacattttggcaaaattataataaattaatataaattatgaaattgtttcatttttttcaatacGGATAAAAGATAATAATAGTGTCCACCTATATTTCAACCATGAAGACATGTATTagtggaa
It includes:
- the LOC142229476 gene encoding inositol-trisphosphate 3-kinase B-like isoform X4, encoding MFMEIQHVFKQPSGWRKIRNIVQWTPFFQTYKKQRYPWVQLAGHQGNFKAGTEQGTVLKKLCPKEEDCFHILMKDVLRPYVPEYKGQVTSEDGELYLQLQDLLSDFYQPCVMDCKIGVRTYLEEELSKAKEKPKLRKDMYEKMIQIDPNAPSEEEHKAKGVTKPRYMVWRETISSTATLGFRIEGIKKSDGTSTKDFKTTKSREQIKAAFREFISGFPHAMPRYLQRLRAIRATLECSDFFRSHEVIGSSLLFVHDRKQANVWLIDFAKTVHLPENHFIDHSSTWKVGNHEDGYLIGINNLIEIYSELEMEINTASEASNSLSPSSASSSASISPKRSISETNVEEPLTEPSIDDAPKVREQTQRCDNSEEVEKDLAAGGDRNTISDLHKAENNPSDSRKTEEPAI